Below is a window of Frigoribacterium sp. SL97 DNA.
GGTCGAGTACGAGAGCCACCCCTGGGACGACGACGAGGACGCCCCGCTCTCCCGCCGAGCTCGACTGCGGTCACGCGGCCCGTACGAGGCCGCCGTCACCCCGGCCATCGCCGGGGCGGCCGCGCCGAACCTGCCCGCGGACCTCGTGGTCGACTGCGAGGACGCCGTCGCCGAGCTGGCCCGCTTCGACGCCGAGGTGGGCGCGTTCACCGCCCCTTTCGCGGCGATCCTGCTGCGGAGCGAGAGCGCGTCGAGCTCCGAGATCGAGAACCTCACGGCCATGCCCCGTGGCATCGCCCTCGCCGCCCTTGGCCGGAAGGCCGGGACGAACGCCCGGCTCGTCATCGCCAACGCGCACGCGATGGAGGCCGCCGTCGCCCTCGCCGACGACCTCGACGACGCTGCCGTGATCGCGATGCACGCGGCCCTCCTGGGCGACGAGCAACCGCATCACACGGGCCGCTGGCGCGATCAGCAGGTGTGGATCGGCGGCACGGGAACGAGCCCGCACACGGCGGACTTCGTGCCGCCCCGCGCCGAGAGGGTGCCGCGAGCCATGGACGACGTGCTCGCCTTCGCCCGTCGTGACGACCTGCCGGCCCTCGTGCACGTCGCGCTGACCCACGCGCAGTTCGAGACCATCCACCCCTTCCCCGACGGCAACGGCCGGACGGGTCGCGCGATCGTCCACTCGATGCTGAGACGGCTGGGCGTCATGCGTCAGGTGACGGTGCCGGTCTCGGCCGGCCTCCTGCGGGACGCCTCGGGGTACTTCGACGCACTCGGGGCGTATCGCGACGGCGACGTCGAGCCGATCGTCCGCGCCTTCACCCGCGCGACCGTCGAGGCGGTCGACAACGGCCGTTCCCTCGTGATCGATCTGACCCGGCTCCGCCTGCAGTGGGACGAACTCACGACCGCCCGCGCGGGGTCGGTCGGTCGACGTCTGCTCGACGTGCTGCAACGCCAGCCCGTCGTCGACGTGCCGTCGGTCGCCCGCGAACTCGGGGTCGCGACGAACAACGCCCGGGCCGGCATCGAACGACTCGTCGACGACGGCATCGTGCGGCCGATCGGTGAGGCACGCCGCGGACGCCTGTACGAGGCGCCCGACGTGCTCGTCGCCCTCGACGCGTTCGCCGTGCGGGCCAAGCGCGGCCGACGACCCGGGCCCGGCGCCTAGCGCTCGCGGACGATAAGGGCCGAGGCCGCGGTCACGAGCCGCCGGGGCAGGAACCGGTGCGCCTGGGCACCGATCGCGTTGCCGAGCCCGCTGACCACGACGGCACGGCGACGGCGCACGGCTCGCAGCGCCGCGGTGACGACCTGCTCGGGCGTCTGGCGGCCGCTCGTGAGGAAGTCGCTCCCGGTCGCGGCGAAGAAGCCGGTCTCGGTCGCGCCCGGGCAGAGGGCCGTGACGGTGACGCCCGACCCCCGCACCTCGGCGTGCACCGCCTCGCTGAACGAGAGCACGAACGACTTGGTCGCCCCGTAGACCGCCATCGTCGGGATCGGCTGGAAGGCCGCGGTCGAGGCGACGTTGACCACCGTGCCGCGGCGTCGCTCGACCATGCCCGGCAGCAGCGCGCGCGTCAGCGCGACCACCTGCGAGCAGTTGAGGTGCACCTGCGCCTGGACGGCGGCGGGGTCGGACTCGACGAACGCCCCGTGGGAGCCGACGCCGGCGTTGTTCACCAGCACGTCGATCGCGCGGTCGCCGACGGCGGCCAGCACGGTCTCGACCCCGTCGGGCGTCGACAGGTCGGCGACCACGGCCGTGAACGACCCGGAGGCGCGGGTCGCCACGAGCTCGGCCCTCACCTGCTCGAGACGGTCGCCGCTGCGCGCCACGATCACCACGTCGTGGTCGGGGGCGAGCCGCCGGGCGAACTCCGCGCCGATGCCGCCGGAGGCGCCGGTGACGAGTGCGGTGGGCAGGGACGTGGTGGGTGCGGGCATGTCGCCCATCCTGCCTCGCCCGCCGTCGGAGGAGGTCGCACCACGCTCGCGTGGTCGAACCACCCGGGGGCTGGTTCGACCACGCGAGCGTGGTGCGACCGGGCCCCGCTGCCGGGCCCCGCGGCGGGGCGGTGCGACACACGGCGTCACGCGGCGACGCATGACGTGACACGTCCTCGCGAACGCGACCCGCGCCTCCTTATGCTCGGCGACACCCCGAACCCACCACCTCAGCCGACACCCTGGAGCCCCCATGATCAGCCTCGAGCAGCTGACGAAGGTCTACGAGACCGGATCGCACCGCACGACCGTCCTCGACCGCGTCGACTTCCGGGTCGACACCGGCGAGATCGCCGCGGTCGTCGGCCCGAGCGGCGCCGGCAAGAGCACCTTGGCCCAGTGCGTGACGCTGCTCGAACGACCGACCTCGGGCTCGGTGGTCGTCAACGGCGACGACCTGACCCGGCTCGGCGAGCGCGACCTGCGGGTCGCACGCCGTCGGATCGGCACGGTGTTCCAGTCGGACGGGCTCTTCGGCCGTCGGACCGCCGCACAGAACGTGGCCCTGCCGCTCGAGTACCTGGGCGTGACGAAGGCCGAGACGAGGCGTCGAGTCGCCGAGCTGCTCGACCGCGTGGGGCTCGGCCACCGCGCCGACGCCCGGCCGCACGAGCTCTCGGGCGGGCAACGCCAGCGCGTCGGCATCGCCCGGGCGCTGGCCCTGCGGCCGACCGTGCTGCTCTCGGACGAGGCGACGTCGGGCCTCGACCCCGCCTCGACCACCTCGATCGTCGACCTGCTGCGCGAGTTGCGTGACGACCTCGGCCTGTCGATCCTGTTCGTCACCCACGAGATGGACACCGTGCTGCAGATCGCCGACACCGTCGCGCGCCTCGACCACGGACGCATCGTCGAACGGGGTCGCGTGCTCGACCTGCTGCGCGACCCCGCGTCGGGGCTCGGTGCGGCGCTGCGACCGACCCGACCGGCGGCCGGCGCCCCCGACGGCTCCCGCACCTGGCGGCTCGACTACGTCTCGGCCGACGTCCCGACCGACTGGCCGACCACGCTCGGATCGGCCCTGGGGTCGCCCGTGTCGCTGCTCGGAGCCTCGATCGAGACCCTGGGAGGCGCGACCGTCGGGCACGCGACCGTCGCCGTCCCCGAGGCGGTCGCCTCGCGCCTGCCCGGGGTCGCCGCCGCACTCGGGCTCACCGCCCGCTCCCTCGACCCGTCCTCGGCGCCCACGCCCACGCCCGAACAGGAGCTCGTCCGATGAGCGTCGTCAGCACCGTCGCCCCGATCACGACGACCGTCCTCGCGTCGGGCACCAGCCCGTCGACCGCGTACGACAACTCGGTGCCGTGGGCGCAGATCCCCGCCCTGGTGCTCCCGGCACTCGGCGACACGTTCGTGATGGTCGGCATCGTGATGGCGATCGTCGTGCTGGTCGGGTTGCCGCTCGGGGCCCTGGTGCACAACCTCGGCCCCGCGGGCCTCGTGCCGAACGCGCCGGTGCACACGGTGCTCAGCGCCGTCATCAGCATCGGACGCTCGCTGCCGTTCTTGATCCTTATGGCGTCGATCGTCCCGTTCACCCGGTTCGTGACCGGCACCAACATCGGCATCGCGGCCGCGGTGGTGCCGATGTCGATCGCCGGCATCGCCTTCTTCACCCGCATCGTCGAGAACTCCCTGCGGAGCGTCCCGAGCGATCGGGTGCGCGTGGCGACCGCGAGCGGGGCGTCCCGCCTGCAGATCGTCCGCACCGCACAGCTGTCCGAGGCGCTGCCGGGCCTGATCGGTGGCCTCACGATCAACACGATCGCGATGATCGAGTACTCGGCCATCGCCGGCACCATCGGCGCCGGCGGCATCGGCTACGTCGCCGTCACCTACGGCTACCAGCGCTTCGACCACACCGTGATGATCGTCACGATCGTGTTGCTCGTCGCGACGGTCGCGGCCGTCCAACAGCTCGGCGACCTCGCCGTGCGGGCCACGAGCCCCGAACCGGTCCGCCGGCGCCGCTGGTGGCGGCGCCGCGCGACCGACCTGCCCCCGGTAGCCGCCGCGGCCTGAACCGCACCGCGCCTCCTCGTTCCCCCTGCGGTCCCGCACCGCGGCTCCTCGTCCCCCTCTGCGGTCCCGCACCGCGCCTCCCCGTTGCCCCCTTGCGGTCCTGCACCGCGCCTCCCCCGCCCGCAGGCGCCGCCTGCCCCCTCCCGAAGGACAGCCATGCCCGAGAACACCCCCACCCCTGCACCCCGCACCGCGACCGTCACGGACGACCACGGCTTCGAGCTGAGGCGTCGCCGCCGTTGGCCCTGGATCGCCGGAGGCGCGGTGGCGGTCGTCGCCGCCGCCGCCGCGATCGTCGTGCCCCTGACCGCGCCCGCCGGGCCGGCCGTCGCCGAGGCCGGGGCGACGCTGACCGTCGCCACCGCCGAGGGCAACGCGTCCGAGCAGGCCCTCGTGCAGTTCGTCGCCGACGAGGTCGCCCCCGAGTACGGCATCACCGTCGCCTTCACGGGCCTGAGCGACAGCAACACGATCAACCGGGCCGTCAGCGAGGGCGAGATCGCCGGCACGGTGTACCAGCACGAACTCTGGCTGGACCAGGTGCTCGCCTCGAACCCGGACTTCCGGGAGGAAGCGGCGACGCCGGTGTTCCGCTGGGGCTTCGGCCTCTGGTCGTCGAGGTACACCGATGCCGGGCAGCTGCCCGACGGTGCCACGGTGTCGCTGTACTCCGACCCGGCCAACGAGGCCCAGGGGCTCTGGGTGCTCGAGCGCGCTGGCCTCATCACGCTGAAGGACGGCGTCGACAAGGCACACGCCACCCAGGACGACATCGCCTCGAACCCGAAGGGGCTGCAGTTCACCCTGCTCGACTTCGCCGCGCAGTCGCGGGCCCTGCCCGACCTCGACGCAGCCGTCGGCTACACCGAGTACTATCTCGCCGCCGGCGTGCCGATCGAGCAGCAGATCTTCGCACCCGCCGCACCGGACGAGTTCGCAGGCCAGCTCACCATCGGCAGCGACTACGCCGACGAGGAGAACGTGAAGAAGCTCGTCGCCGCCTTCCAGGACCCGGCCGTGCAGGAGTTCCTCGCGACCGACCCTCGCGTGAAGGGCATCCTGCTGCCGCTCGACGCGGAGTAGGTCGTGACGCGGAGTAGGTCGCACCGACGGGTCAGGCGAGCACGACCTCCCAGGCGCGAGCGGAGGGCCACAGGGCATGACGGGGCAACACGTCGGGACCGCAGGCCCGCGAGCCGAGTCCGTGCTGCGCGTCGTCGAGGTAGAGGTGCAGCGCCGTGGGCTCGGGCAACTCGTGGGGGTGCGCGGCGAGGGCGACCTGCTGTGCCGTGTGCCTCGCGAGCTGGAACCCGCACCGGTGCCCCGCTCCGTCGGGCACGGTCGTCACCGACAGCACCGGGCCCCCCGCCGACGCAGCGACGCCACCCGGACCCCCGAGCGTCAGCGACCGCAACCCGGGGCGGTGCCCGGTCTCCTGCGGCCGGGCGTACTCGACCGAGAGCCCGTCGACGCTCGACGTGAACCGGCCCACCCGGGCGGCCGCCGCGCTGTCCGCGTACGACTCGGCGGGCCCGGTGCCGAGCCAGTCGACCGGCGACGACGCGAGCGACAGCGGCAGGTCGAACCGGGCGCCGACGCGCGGCCAGGTGCAGTCCCACGGCCCGAACGGCACGGCCTCGGTGCGCAGCAGCACGCCGTCGGCGGTCGCCGTCCAGCGGAAGGTGACGTCGACGCCGGTGCCGGTGTGCGCGGCGGACACCCGCACGCGCTGCTCGAGCCCGTGGTCGGACCGGCACACCGACAGCACCCGGTGCACGAGCCGGTGCAGGCCGCGCTCGACCCAGCGCTCGGCCGAGGGCGGGGTCTCCTCGGCCCCGCGACCGTGGGTCAGTTCGGGTTCGGCGAGCTCGTACGAGCCCTGGCCGGCCCCGCGGTCGTTGTCGGTCGGTGCCCGCCACAGTTCGAGGCGGGGCCCCGCCACGGGCAGCCCGTGCCACGAGGTCAGGGCGCCCCGGGCGTCGAAGGTGAGCGCACCGAGCGTGTCACCGCTCCAGGCCCCGGAGGCGCGGGTGCGGGCCGCCGGGCGACTCGCCACGAGCGCCTGGTCGCGCCCGAGCACGTGGCCGGCCCCGGCCCAGCGCAGGTCGTGACGCGTCACCGCCGTGACGGTGAGGTGGGCCTCACGGACGGTGGCGGCGTCGCCTGCCGCGCGCGCCTCCTCGGGGACCTCGACCGTCGCGGTCGACTGCGCGGTCAGCGACGGCACGTCGAGCACGCCCGAGGCGATGACGTGACCGTCGTGCTCGAGCTGCCAGCGCACCTCGACGTCGTCGGTCGACGCGGTGTGCCGTCGGTTCTCGACGGTGACCAGTCGGGCCGCGTCGAGCAGACGCACGCGGACCGGAGTGATCACGGCGGCGAACTCGGCGAGGGCCGGGGTGGGCGTGCCGTCCGAGAGCAGCAGGCCGTCCATGACGAACTGACCGTCGTGCACGACCTCGCCGAAATCGCCGCCGTAGGCGAAGTACGGCGTGCCGTCGGGGGTGCGGGTGGCGATGCCGTGGTCGCGCCACTCCCAGACGAAGCCTCCGTGCAGGCTTGGCCAGCGGTCGACGGCCGCCTCGTAGTCGGCGAACGAGCCCGGGCCGTTGCCCATCGCGTGGCCGTACTCGCAGAGCACGAAGGGCTTCTGCCGCTGCCGGGCACCCTGGGCGCCCTCGGTCTCGTGGATCGTCGTGGCCGGTTCGCCGCAGACCGACGCGATCTCTTCGAGGGTCGGGTACATGCGCGAGTAGACGTCGGTGTACTCGCCGGCCAGGTCGCCCTCGTAGTGCACCGGTCGGGTGGCGTCGCGCCCGTGCAGCCAGGTCGCCATGGCGGCGAGGTTGCGCCCCGTGCCCGACTCGTTGCCGAGCGACCACATCACGATGCTCGGGTGGTTCTTGTCGCGTTCGACCGTGCGGGCGATCCGGTCGAGGTAGGCATCGCACCAGGCGGGTTCGTCGCTGGGGTTGCCGCGCCACTCGACGTCCCAGAAGCCGTGGGTCTCGAGGTCGCACTCGAGCACGACCCAGAAGCCGTACTCGTCCGCCAGGTCGAGGAGTCGCGGGTGCGGCGGGTAGTGCGCGGTGCGGATCGCGTTCACGTGGGCCCGCTTCATCAGCTCGAGGTCGGCACGCGCCTCGGCCTCGTCGAACACGCGTCCTCGCACCGGGTGGGACTCGTGGCGGTTGACGCCCCGGAAGGTCACGCGGCGGCCGTTGACCTCGAACGAGTCGCCCACGATGCGCACCGTGCGGAACCCCACCCGCAACGAGACGGTCTCGCCCGGCGAGGCGACGGTCGCGTCGTAGAGGCGCGGCACCTCGGCGCTCCACGGCTCGACCGCGGGCAGGTCGACGGGAGCCACGTCGGCCGGGGTCGCCCAGGTGACGTCGACGCCCAGTGCCGGCACGCGCAAGGTCACGGGGAACGCGCCGACCACGTCGAGGTCGAGCCGGCCCGCCCCGGTGGCGTGGTCGTACGACGCCCGCAGGTCGACGTCGTCGAGGGCCGCGGCGGGGCGCGACTGCAGGGTGACGCTGCGGAAGATGCCGGGCATCCACCACTGGTCCTGGTCCTCGAGGTAGCTGGCCGCCGACCACTGGTTCACCCGGACCGCGAGGGCGTTGGCCCCCTCGACCAGCGCGTCGGTCACGTCGAACTCGGTGGCGAGGCGGCTGCCCGTCGTCCAGCCGAGCTCGACGCCGTTCAGCCACACGGTCGCGAGGCCGTCGACGCCGTCGAACCGCAGCACGACGCGCGCGCCACTCCGGAACGACGCCGGCACGACGAGCGTGCGTCGGTACTCTCCGGTCGGGTTCTCGTCGGGCACGTGCGGCGGATCGATAGGGAACGGGTACTGCAGGTTCGTGTAGATCGGCGACCCGTGCCCGTGCAGCACCCAGTGCGAGGGCACCGGCAGCTCATCCCAGTCGGCGTCGTCGAGTTCGGGGTCGGCGACCTCGGGGACCCGTGCCTCGTCGTCGAGGGGAGCCTCGGGCAGCAGTCGGAACCGCCACGGCCCGTCGAGCGAATGGGTCGGGGCGTCGCTGTGCAGCCACGAGCGGGGGGCAAGCCGTGAGGCGGAACCGGGGGCGACGTCGTCGAGGTGGGTCATGGTGCTCTCTGTGGTGGGGGCGGTCGCAGGAGGCGCGGGGGGCGGGAGGCGCGCGGGAGGCGCGGGGCGGTCAGACCGCGCCCAACGCCTCCCGGTCCGCGACGATCGTGACACGCGGGTGGCGCCGCAGCAGCGAGGCGGGCACCGACTCGGTCACCGGGCCCTGCAGGGCCGCGGCGAGCGCCGCGGCCTTCGCGCGACCGCGCGCGACCAGCAGCACCTGCCGCGCAGCCATGATCGTCCCGAGCCCCTGCGTGATCGCGTGCGACGGCACGGCCCGGGCGTCGCCACCGAAGTAGCGGGCGTTGTCGAGGCGGGTACGGTCGGCCAGTTCGACGACGCGGCTGCGGCCGTCGAACGGCGAACCGGGCTCGTTGAAGCCCAGGTGGCCGTTGGCCCCGATGCCGACGATCTGCAGCCCGACTCCGCCGAGCTCGACGATGCGCCTCTCGTGCGCGTCGGCGGCGAGGGTCGCGTCGACGGGGTCGGGGCACGACCCGTCGGGCACGACGACCCGGTCGTCGTCGACGCCGAGCGGCCTCGCGATGCGGTCACGCACGAACGTACGGTAGCTCTCGGGGTGGTGGGCCTCGAGCCCCACGTACTCGTCGAGCGCGACGAGGGTCAGGCCGCAGGTGCGCAGGCCGTCCTGTCGGCGCAGCACGAGCTCGGCGTAGAGCGGCTCGGGTGACGAGCCGGTCGCCACGCCGAGCACGCCATGGGGTTCGGCCCGCACGAAGGCGGCGACGACGTCGGCCGCGTGCTGGCCGATCTCGTGGGCCCCCGAGGCCGCGACGACCTCGGGGCCGACGACGGCCTCGGTCACTTCAGCGCCCCCTTCGCGATGTCACCGATGAACTGCTTGGCACCGATGAGGAACACGATGATCAGGGGCAGGACGGCGAGCAGGGCCCCCGCCATG
It encodes the following:
- a CDS encoding Fic family protein — translated: MPLIPPPSWPRVEYESHPWDDDEDAPLSRRARLRSRGPYEAAVTPAIAGAAAPNLPADLVVDCEDAVAELARFDAEVGAFTAPFAAILLRSESASSSEIENLTAMPRGIALAALGRKAGTNARLVIANAHAMEAAVALADDLDDAAVIAMHAALLGDEQPHHTGRWRDQQVWIGGTGTSPHTADFVPPRAERVPRAMDDVLAFARRDDLPALVHVALTHAQFETIHPFPDGNGRTGRAIVHSMLRRLGVMRQVTVPVSAGLLRDASGYFDALGAYRDGDVEPIVRAFTRATVEAVDNGRSLVIDLTRLRLQWDELTTARAGSVGRRLLDVLQRQPVVDVPSVARELGVATNNARAGIERLVDDGIVRPIGEARRGRLYEAPDVLVALDAFAVRAKRGRRPGPGA
- a CDS encoding SDR family NAD(P)-dependent oxidoreductase, with protein sequence MPAPTTSLPTALVTGASGGIGAEFARRLAPDHDVVIVARSGDRLEQVRAELVATRASGSFTAVVADLSTPDGVETVLAAVGDRAIDVLVNNAGVGSHGAFVESDPAAVQAQVHLNCSQVVALTRALLPGMVERRRGTVVNVASTAAFQPIPTMAVYGATKSFVLSFSEAVHAEVRGSGVTVTALCPGATETGFFAATGSDFLTSGRQTPEQVVTAALRAVRRRRAVVVSGLGNAIGAQAHRFLPRRLVTAASALIVRER
- a CDS encoding methionine ABC transporter ATP-binding protein, with protein sequence MISLEQLTKVYETGSHRTTVLDRVDFRVDTGEIAAVVGPSGAGKSTLAQCVTLLERPTSGSVVVNGDDLTRLGERDLRVARRRIGTVFQSDGLFGRRTAAQNVALPLEYLGVTKAETRRRVAELLDRVGLGHRADARPHELSGGQRQRVGIARALALRPTVLLSDEATSGLDPASTTSIVDLLRELRDDLGLSILFVTHEMDTVLQIADTVARLDHGRIVERGRVLDLLRDPASGLGAALRPTRPAAGAPDGSRTWRLDYVSADVPTDWPTTLGSALGSPVSLLGASIETLGGATVGHATVAVPEAVASRLPGVAAALGLTARSLDPSSAPTPTPEQELVR
- a CDS encoding methionine ABC transporter permease, with product MSVVSTVAPITTTVLASGTSPSTAYDNSVPWAQIPALVLPALGDTFVMVGIVMAIVVLVGLPLGALVHNLGPAGLVPNAPVHTVLSAVISIGRSLPFLILMASIVPFTRFVTGTNIGIAAAVVPMSIAGIAFFTRIVENSLRSVPSDRVRVATASGASRLQIVRTAQLSEALPGLIGGLTINTIAMIEYSAIAGTIGAGGIGYVAVTYGYQRFDHTVMIVTIVLLVATVAAVQQLGDLAVRATSPEPVRRRRWWRRRATDLPPVAAAA
- a CDS encoding MetQ/NlpA family ABC transporter substrate-binding protein, which produces MPENTPTPAPRTATVTDDHGFELRRRRRWPWIAGGAVAVVAAAAAIVVPLTAPAGPAVAEAGATLTVATAEGNASEQALVQFVADEVAPEYGITVAFTGLSDSNTINRAVSEGEIAGTVYQHELWLDQVLASNPDFREEAATPVFRWGFGLWSSRYTDAGQLPDGATVSLYSDPANEAQGLWVLERAGLITLKDGVDKAHATQDDIASNPKGLQFTLLDFAAQSRALPDLDAAVGYTEYYLAAGVPIEQQIFAPAAPDEFAGQLTIGSDYADEENVKKLVAAFQDPAVQEFLATDPRVKGILLPLDAE
- a CDS encoding glycoside hydrolase family 2 TIM barrel-domain containing protein, with amino-acid sequence MTHLDDVAPGSASRLAPRSWLHSDAPTHSLDGPWRFRLLPEAPLDDEARVPEVADPELDDADWDELPVPSHWVLHGHGSPIYTNLQYPFPIDPPHVPDENPTGEYRRTLVVPASFRSGARVVLRFDGVDGLATVWLNGVELGWTTGSRLATEFDVTDALVEGANALAVRVNQWSAASYLEDQDQWWMPGIFRSVTLQSRPAAALDDVDLRASYDHATGAGRLDLDVVGAFPVTLRVPALGVDVTWATPADVAPVDLPAVEPWSAEVPRLYDATVASPGETVSLRVGFRTVRIVGDSFEVNGRRVTFRGVNRHESHPVRGRVFDEAEARADLELMKRAHVNAIRTAHYPPHPRLLDLADEYGFWVVLECDLETHGFWDVEWRGNPSDEPAWCDAYLDRIARTVERDKNHPSIVMWSLGNESGTGRNLAAMATWLHGRDATRPVHYEGDLAGEYTDVYSRMYPTLEEIASVCGEPATTIHETEGAQGARQRQKPFVLCEYGHAMGNGPGSFADYEAAVDRWPSLHGGFVWEWRDHGIATRTPDGTPYFAYGGDFGEVVHDGQFVMDGLLLSDGTPTPALAEFAAVITPVRVRLLDAARLVTVENRRHTASTDDVEVRWQLEHDGHVIASGVLDVPSLTAQSTATVEVPEEARAAGDAATVREAHLTVTAVTRHDLRWAGAGHVLGRDQALVASRPAARTRASGAWSGDTLGALTFDARGALTSWHGLPVAGPRLELWRAPTDNDRGAGQGSYELAEPELTHGRGAEETPPSAERWVERGLHRLVHRVLSVCRSDHGLEQRVRVSAAHTGTGVDVTFRWTATADGVLLRTEAVPFGPWDCTWPRVGARFDLPLSLASSPVDWLGTGPAESYADSAAAARVGRFTSSVDGLSVEYARPQETGHRPGLRSLTLGGPGGVAASAGGPVLSVTTVPDGAGHRCGFQLARHTAQQVALAAHPHELPEPTALHLYLDDAQHGLGSRACGPDVLPRHALWPSARAWEVVLA
- a CDS encoding glucosamine-6-phosphate deaminase; the protein is MTEAVVGPEVVAASGAHEIGQHAADVVAAFVRAEPHGVLGVATGSSPEPLYAELVLRRQDGLRTCGLTLVALDEYVGLEAHHPESYRTFVRDRIARPLGVDDDRVVVPDGSCPDPVDATLAADAHERRIVELGGVGLQIVGIGANGHLGFNEPGSPFDGRSRVVELADRTRLDNARYFGGDARAVPSHAITQGLGTIMAARQVLLVARGRAKAAALAAALQGPVTESVPASLLRRHPRVTIVADREALGAV